A single genomic interval of Malania oleifera isolate guangnan ecotype guangnan chromosome 13, ASM2987363v1, whole genome shotgun sequence harbors:
- the LOC131146760 gene encoding 14 kDa proline-rich protein DC2.15-like produces MASKTSFSATLFLAMNLLFFALVSGQYCDSTCTPAGVPPGQILTCPSNTLNLGVCANLLNGLLGIIIGTPPTAPCCSLIAGLVDLEAAVCLCTAIKANLLGINLNIPVSLSLLLNACGRTAPSGFTCA; encoded by the coding sequence ATGGCTTCCAAAACCTCATTCTCGGCTACTCTTTTTCTTGCGATGAATCTCCTTTTCTTCGCCCTAGTTTCTGGACAATATTGTGATTCTACATGCACTCCTGCAGGTGTTCCACCAGGCCAAATCCTAACTTGTCCTTCAAATACTCTAAATTTAGGTGTATGTGCAAATTTACTTAATGGGCTGCTCGGAATTATCATTGGTACTCCACCTACCGCTCCATGCTGCAGCTTGATTgctggtttggtcgacctagAGGCTGCAGTTTGCCTGTGCACTGCTATTAAGGCAAACTTGTTGGGCATTAATCTTAACATTCCAGTTTCCCTCAGTTTGCTTCTTAATGCTTGTGGGAGGACTGCACCATCTGGCTTTACTTGTGCTTAA
- the LOC131146761 gene encoding 14 kDa proline-rich protein DC2.15-like: MASKTSFSATLFLAMNLLFFALVSGQYCDSTCTPAGVPPSQILTCPSNTLNLGVCANLLNGLLGTVLGTPPTTPCCSLIAGLVDLEAAVCLCTAIKANLLGINLNIPVSLSLLLNACGRTAPSGFTCA, from the coding sequence ATGGCTTCCAAAACCTCATTCTCGGCTACTCTTTTTCTTGCAATGAATCTCCTTTTCTTCGCCCTAGTTTCTGGACAATATTGTGATTCTACATGCACTCCTGCAGGTGTTCCACCAAGCCAAATCCTAACTTGTCCTTCAAATACTCTAAATTTAGGTGTATGTGCAAATTTACTTAATGGGCTGCTTGGAACTGTCCTTGGTACTCCACCTACAACTCCATGCTGCAGCTTGATTgctggtttggtcgacctagAGGCTGCAGTTTGCCTGTGCACTGCTATTAAGGCGAACTTGTTGGGCATTAATCTTAACATTCCAGTTTCCCTCAGTTTGCTTCTTAATGCTTGTGGGAGGACTGCACCATCTGGCTTTACTTGTGCTTAa